From Primulina tabacum isolate GXHZ01 chromosome 2, ASM2559414v2, whole genome shotgun sequence, one genomic window encodes:
- the LOC142537870 gene encoding uncharacterized protein LOC142537870 has translation MESESNKLFVGGITHSTNTENLREYFSKYGEVKNAQVMRNRATGVSRGFGFVSFADQSSMEKALQNEEHEILGRRVAVNIPRPIEKKPLQLEVSVNDSNQNSSPSKTNKVFVGGLPPSLTKEEFDGYFESFGKIVDSVIMCNKENNKPRGFGFVIYDSEESVQKVVIDRFHQLKNKWVDVKRAIPRGEALITFHGHDSYLASWGYAPYSIYQRPSPNIGGYCYDAYARMAGTSNSGYYGPQVWVNALYPSYRYNTPLGQLGNSYVDPKYEGANGNGRWRDDGPSPSSNTAGNGNGIAKSATIQETEVVENGVSEKPNDEISKVVVHAECSLCGGPKAIDNGISEMAKSEDSKVIVNGNGVVNGHGTPKTL, from the exons ATGGAGTCTGAAAGCAATAAGCTTTTCGTTGGGGGAATAACACACAGCACTAATACTGAAAATTTAAGAGAGTATTTCAGCAAGTATGGGGAAGTGAAGAATGCCCAGGTTATGAGAAATCGAGCCACGGGTGTGAGTCGAGGGTTCGGATTTGTTTCTTTCGCCGACCAGTCTTCAATGGAAAAAGCACTGCAGAATGAGGAACACGAAATTCTCGGAAGAAGG GTCGCCGTTAACATCCCGAGACCAATAGAGAAGAAGCCCCTGCAGCTTGAAGTTTCGGTAAATGACAGCAACCAAAACAGTTCTCCATCGAAAACCAATAAAGTTTTCGTGGGGGGTTTGCCACCAAGTTTAACTAAAGAGGAGTTCGATGGTTATTTTGAATCTTTTGGTAAAATTGTAGATTCAGTGATCATGTGCAACaaagaaaacaacaagcctcgggGCTTCGGGTTCGTTATCTATGATTCCGAGGAATCGGTACAGAAAGTGGTGATCGATCGCTTCCACCAGCTTAAGAACAAGTGGGTCGACGTGAAAAGGGCCATACCTAGAGGAGAGGCATTAATAACTTTTCACGGCCATGATTCATACCTAGCTTCTTGGGGTTATGCTCCTTATTCGATTTATCAAAGGCCTAGTCCCAATATCGGTGGTTATTGTTACGATGCCTATGCTAGAATGGCCGGGACATCAAATTCAGGTTACTATGGTCCCCAAGTTTGGGTGAATGCACTTTATCCATCCTATCGTTATAACACGCCATTGGGTCAACTGGGAAATTCTTATGTTGATCCAAAGTACGAGGGTGCAAATGGGAATGGACGGTGGAGGGATGATGGGCCTTCTCCTAGTTCCAATACTGCTGGAAATGGCAATGGCATTGCCAAAAGTGCAACAATACAAGAGACAGAGGTTGTCGAGAACGGAGTGTCTGAAAAGCCAAATGATGAAATATCAAAGGTTGTAGTCCATGCAGAGTGTAGTTTATGTGGAGGACCTAAGGCTATCGACAATGGAATATCTGAAATGGCGAAGAGTGAAGATTCAAAGGTTATAGTAAATGGAAATGGCGTCGTAAAT